One stretch of Punica granatum isolate Tunisia-2019 chromosome 5, ASM765513v2, whole genome shotgun sequence DNA includes these proteins:
- the LOC116206616 gene encoding protein MAIN-LIKE 1-like, with protein sequence MKKTGRKSSIAFSEVRSSIESYSTKFSSPKFVKRVEALTDEQRIAIEKTGFGNLLLIPNQTMNRKLLLELMDRWSFERRAFELAQGELTVTLLDVALIMGLRVNGNPVLLREDEPFSDLERQYGATPDKRKISVDFIESRLESLGEAASDDFIRTFLLFTFGIFLFPDTSGNVDSRYLSFLESLDDVCGYAWGSAVLEEILMWLNKRKDSNTQSVGGCLTFLQIWSYEHIDLARPGLLDKTAFPRACRWENRKHHPRPSISITTMFHDLKDDQMIWMLKPTSYELELDVVKELMEVQNDGNELSGGLELSPTSPGIVKSEIVSDTYSPNDAPKGEERKELLQPCPCELQNRSDPSTDLEYPTVSSSPRSANVELPSTSQDTSMILPAGDEDTLILKNQKLEDRVLELEKEIDGLKLRLKEQQRSDQILKEENAELKKEVDDLRRDNRAISLSSDDLVCRLENLLSGDGIDDGEGT encoded by the exons ATGAAGAAAACGGGTCGGAAGTCTTCAATTGCTTTCTCTGAAGTTCGGAGTTCG ATTGAGAGTTACAGTACCAAATTTTCGTCGCCGAAGTTCGTGAAGAGAGTGGAGGCACTGACAGATGAGCAGCGAATCGCAATTGAGAAAACGGGATTTGGGAATCTGTTGCTGATTCCAAATCAGACTATGAACAGGAAACTGTTACTTGAATTGATGGACAGGTGGAGCTTTGAGAGGCGGGCGTTCGAGCTCGCCCAAGGGGAACTTACTGTGACATTGTTGGATGTAGCACTGATTATGGGCCTGCGAGTGAACGGGAATCCTGTACTCCTCAGGGAAGATGAACCCTTCTCAGATTTGGAGAGGCAATATGGCGCTACTCCTGATAAGAGAAAGATTTCAGTTGATTTTATTGAGAGCAGGCTTGAGTCCCTTGGTGAAGCTGCTAGTGATGATTTTATCAGGACTTTTCTACTGTTTACATTCGGGATTTTCCTCTTCCCTGATACAAGTGGAAATGTTGACTCCCGTTACCTCTCATTTCTTGAAAGTCTTGATGATGTTTGCGGGTATGCATGGGGATCAGCTGTGCTTGAGGAAATATTAATGTGGTTGAACAAAAGGAAGGATTCAAATACACAATCTGTGGGAGGTTGTCTCACATTCCTGCAG ATTTGGTCTTACGAGCACATTGACTTGGCTCGGCCAGGTCTACTTGATAAGACAGCATTTCCTCGTGCATGCCGATGGGAAAATCGTAAGCATCATCCTAGACCGTCGATCTCGATCACCACAATGTTTCATGATCTGAAGGATGATCAG ATGATCTGGATGCTGAAACCCACTTCTTACGAGTTGGAACTTGATGTAGTCAAAGAGTTAATGGAGGTTCAGAACGATGGGAATGAACTTTCTGGAGGCCTAGAGCTATCACCTACTTCTCCCGGG ATTGTCAAATCAGAGATTGTCTCAGACACTTATTCACCGAACGATGCACCAaagggagaggagagaaaaGAACTGCTACAACCATGTCCGTGTGAGTTGCAAAACAGATCAGACCCATCAACTGATCTTGAATACCCAACCGTGTCATCTTCTCCACGAAGTGCCAATGTGGAGCTTCCATCAACATCACAAGACACTTCCATGATTCTTCCGGCGGGCGAT GAGGACACCTTGATACTGAAAAATCAGAAGTTAGAGGATCGTGTACTTGAATTGGAGAAGGAGATAGATGGCCTGAAGCTGAGGTTGAAAGAGCAGCAACGCTCTGATCAAATATTGAAAGAGGAGAATGCAGAACTGAAGAAAGAAGTGGATGACTTGAGAAGAGACAACCGGGCCATAAGCTTATCATCTGATGATCTCGTCTGTCGACTCGAGAATCTGCTGTCTGGTGACGGTATAGATGACGGAGAAGGAACATGA
- the LOC116207087 gene encoding non-specific lipid-transfer protein 1-like: MMASTTFLNKLVPVFLLCMVVAATMAESAITCGQVTQSVSPCIPYARSTGGAPTAACCSGIRSLNDAARTTPDRQTACKCLKAIAGSISGINYGVVAGIPGKCRVNIPFKLSLSTDCNSVK; this comes from the exons ATGATGGCGAGCACAACATTCCTTAACAAACTCGTCCCAGTATTTCTGCTCTGCATGGTGGTCGCGGCCACCATGGCGGAATCCGCCATCACATGCGGCCAGGTCACGCAGTCGGTGTCCCCTTGCATTCCCTACGCTCGGAGCACCGGGGGTGCCCCAACGGCGGCCTGCTGCTCAGGGATCCGGTCGTTGAATGACGCTGCCAGAACCACACCCGACCGCCAAACTGCCTGCAAGTGCCTAAAGGCAATCGCCGGCAGCATCTCTGGTATCAATTACGGGGTCGTTGCGGGCATCCCAGGGAAGTGCCGGGTGAACATTCCTTTCAAGCTCAGCCTTAGCACCGACTGCAACAG TGTGAAGTGA